The Chroicocephalus ridibundus chromosome 2, bChrRid1.1, whole genome shotgun sequence genome includes a region encoding these proteins:
- the GOLGA4 gene encoding golgin subfamily A member 4 isoform X4: MFKKLKQKISEEQTPPRGAGGRSAPLPPQVPPKSPPPTGNRSRTSSFTDQNDEGTLTPDKENLTKPLPKSTENNGSEPVSPQLNDAQSFAQRLQLRVPSMESLFRSPVKESLFRSSSKESLVRTSSRDSLNRLDLDASGPTFDPPSDIESETEEPPGNMDSLSKEQLLQRLRRMERSLGNYRGKYSELVSAYQVIQREKKKLQGILSQSQDKALRRIGELREELQMDQQAKKHLQEEFDASLEEKDQLISVLQTQVSLLKQRLQNGQISTELPDPNTQSEPQVLSPSKEIGTENTVESGSNEGNEDSVKTLETLNQRVKRQENLLQRCKEMIRSHKERCAQLTNEKEALQEQLEERLQELEKMKDLHMAEKTKLITQLRDAKNLIEQLEQDKGMVIAETKRQMHETLEMKEEEIAQLRARIKQITTKGEELKEQKEKSERAAFEELERALSIAQKTEEARKKLQAEMDEKIKAVEKASEEERVNLQRELTRVKQEVVEIMKKSSEERVAELEKFHKKEMATKDQELNERLQAQEKAFQEKMKAALEKNQSECLKTLQEQEQQESLALEELELQKKAIQSECDKKVQKMHQEVETFRTRILELESSLAKYSQDDRKQSEELSTLMESEKKQHNKEINDIVEKHKKELENMKQQQEELWTEKLQMLKQQQVTEIEKMREKQEQEIDTILKEKETVFRAHIEEMNEKTLEKLDVKQTELEALSSELSEALKIRHDLEQELSELNSKMCEAKKELEGKLEEETKRHNEQIEMMLKEHEMSIQGVEKVHKEELNKLKQSLEEKDRHLEELKAHEEKLKESAERSEAELSQVSAKLEELSESHQSTSSEQAKIYEEELAKLQQKLTDLEGEKLQLSEQLERTESQLNEVKNELEAYVSQVHELKQRLQEESNENTQKVTSVTQQYECQLKDIQREAEETKRSLTDKENEIEHMKKLQNKQVEELKQQLLAGEERISALQGEYESKLKRQENKMEKIKQKSKDMQEAFKKKLAEQEAKLKKELENKQLEFSQKESEFNAKMLEMAHASSAGINDAVSKLESNQKEQLESLAEAHRRQLEEITQSWEKKLNQQVEELQEKHEMELQEKEQEVGDLKQKLATFSAEKEDSRTEITRLKEEQVKREESLKELQEQLKQSVAKVNALSDTESDLKTQLKKLESDLNQSLKEQSELQEQVSKQKAVEENDKAKITELADMLKTLEEKLQTVQSSQNKDHENYKKKIEAIQLKEIEFKKRSEELEAQLDAYWKNAEALLQTKNNELIEKCNEKIAIVTCKIADCERRTAKVKEAVIIKVSKIPELEAQLREITEHHSAASTSLQKSMQQLQEKDDLIMSMRADIEGLVTEKEQLQKEGGHQQQAASEKETCITQLRKELSENINAVTSMKEELQEKESEISALNKTIDDLNVRLESTISLTEKEAAMSLLSKQHQEDRLQLLNQVQELSSRVEVLSQEKASALEQVDHCTAKLSEWKTKAQTRFTQNHDTIKDLQSKLELSNTEANKKDEELNKLKEQLAKQSKNLDSLRSELEQKQNRREKQESELSAKLKNQAARIAELEEHVAQKTSENDSLMEELKKYNEQKDTEQKEIAWQLQQAEKVAFEKDNRFKEAEEKALNLERQIDSLKAEFEAKEKEFDQMKSAMLKSKEKELKELEERLNAENSTKLADLKKKAEQKIGSIKKQLMSQMEEKEQEYKQDRENQLRDLEQKLQEREAKIESLEEKIKSTRDSTELEKEMLQKVESVKAAVEQEKNKMLESVQQTYEKKIHVLQKGLTEKDELLHKYEKEQQESNDTHLELQNKQEELLKKLECVEKSHQEEQSRTESLRKELEEQTKKYSLLADEHARCGDDLASSREELKAKERKHLDMENVIGDFQKKLQEKEAVSQSLEQKIKELENNLLKEKEAHKTEMEDRSLRYEEKLKSLQQQLDEKNDSLKAFEENAEEKAKSGSELQNLLGDMQNQQKDLQAKLEETEREKQKLRKEVSNLQKDLRTLRKEHQQELDIVKKESLEEMEQKIRCEQEDLELKHSSALKQLMREFNTQLAQKESELEAAVKEAISKAQEVETELIENHHIETTQLHKKIAEKDDDLKRTVKKYEEILEAREEEMTAKVQELQAQLEDLQKEYKQRMAEEEHWNSEKVTITELQAQLAQKTTLVNDSKLKEQEFREQIHVLEDRLKNYEKNMYVTSVGTPYRDGNLHHTDVSLFGEPTEFEYLRKVLFEYMMGRETKTMAKVITTVLKFPADQTQKILEREDARPLFASPRSGIF; this comes from the exons aaCTTGACTAAACCACTTCCCAAATCCACAGAAAACAATGGAAGTGAACCAGTCTCCCCGCAG CTGAATGACGCTCAGTCTTTTgcccagaggctccagctccgAGTTCCCTCCATGGAGTCTTTGTTCCGAAGCCCAGTAAAAGAGTCCCTGTTCCGCTCTTCTTCTAAGGAGTCCCTGGTACGAACTTCTTCAAGAGACTCATTGAATCGACTGGACTTGGATGCATCCGGTCCCACCTTTGATCCACCATCCGACATTGAAAGTGAAACAGAAGAGCCTCCGGGAAATATGGACAGCCTCAGCAAAGAGCAGTTGCTGCAACGGCTGCGCAGAATGGAGCGCAGTTTAGGCAACTATAGGGGAAAATACTCAGAG CTAGTGTCTGCTTATCAAGTTATCCAGCGGGAGAAGAAGAAGCTACAG ggCATTCTGAGTCAAAGTCAGGATAAAGCACTTCGCAGAATTGGAGAACTGAGAGAG GAGCTCCAGATGGATCAACAAGCTAAGAAACATCTCCAAGAGGAATTTGATGCTTCCTTAGAAGAAAAGGATCAACTTATCAGTGTCCTGCAAACTCAG GTATCGTTGCTGAAGCAGAGGTTACAGAATGGTCAGATAAGCACTGAATTGCCTGATCCAAATACCCAATCTGAACCACAAGTTCTAAGTCCATCAAAAGAAATCGGTACAGAAAATACTGTGGAATCAGGAAGCAATG AGGGTAATGAAGATTCTGTTAAAACACTGGAAACTCTTAATCAGAGAGTGAAGCGCCAGGAGAACTTGCTGCAACGTTGTAAGGAGATGATTCGGTCACATAAGGAGCGCTGCGCCCAATTAACCAACGAGAAAGAGGCGCTTCAAGAACAGTTAGAAGAGAGGCTTCAGGAACTGGAGAAAATGAAG GACCTTCATATGGCTGAGAAGACTAAACTGATCACACAGCTGCGGGATGCAAAGAATCTGATTGAGCAGCTAGAACAAGacaag GGCATGGTAATTGCAGAGACAAAGCGACAAATGCATGAAACATTAGaaatgaaggaggaggagatagCCCAACTGCGTGCTCGGATCAAACAAATAACTACAAAAGGCGAGGaattaaaagaacagaaagaaaaatctgaaagagcTG cttttgAAGAGCTTGAGAGGGCTCTGAGTATTGCCCAAAAGACAGAGGAAGCCCGGAAAAAACTGCAGGCAGAAATGGATGAGAAAATCAAAGCAGTAGAAAAGGCAAGTGAGGAAGAGAGGGTAAATCTTCAACGGGAGTTAACCAGAGTGAAACAAGAGGTGGTTGAGATTATGAAG AAGTCTTCAGAGGAACGTGTTGCTGAACTAGAAAAATTCCATAAAAAAGAAATGGCTACCAAAGATCAGGAGCTAAATGAGAGATTACAAGCCCAAGAAAAAGCATTCCAGGAGAAGATGAAGGCAGCTCTT gaaaaaaatcagagtgaGTGTTTAAAAACCCTTCAAGAACAAGAGCAGCAAGAATCCCTAGCCTTAGAAGAATTAGAGCTGCAGAAGAAAGCGATACAATCAGAGTGTGACAAGAAAGTTCAGAAGATGCATCAAGAAGTAGAGACTTTTAGAACT AGGATTCTTGAACTGGAAAGCTCTCTTGCAAAGTATTCACAAGACGACAGGAAGCAATCAGAGGAATTAAGTACTCTGATGGAgtctgaaaaaaagcagcacaataaGGAAATCAATGATATAGTtgaaaaacacaagaaagaatTGGAGAAcatgaaacagcagcaggaagagcttTGGACAGAAAAACTTCAAATGTTAAAGCAACAACAAGTAACCGAAAtagaaaaaatgagagagaaacagGAACAAGAGATAGATacaattttgaaagagaaagaaacagttttCCGTGCACACATAGAAGAGATGAATgaaaaaacattagaaaaactTGATGTGAAACAAACAGAATTAGAAGCACTGTCTTCTGAGCTGTCGGAAGCACTAAAAATACGTCACGATTTAGAGCAAGAGCTCTCAGAATTGAATAGTAAAATGtgtgaagcaaagaaagaattgGAAGGCAAGTTGGAAGAAGAGACAAAACGGCACAATGAACAGATTGAAATGATGTTAAAAGAACACGAAATGTCTATTCAAGGTGTTGAGAAGGTACACAAAGAAGAACTCAACAAACTCAAGCAGTCATTGGAGGAGAAGGACAGACATCTGGAGGAACTAAaagcacatgaagaaaaactAAAGGAATCTGCAGAAAGATCTGAAGCTGAACTTTCTCAAGTGTCTGCAAAGCTAGAGGAGCTTTCAGAGTCTCATCAGAGTACTTCTAGTGAGCAGGCAAAGATTTATGAAGAGGAATtagcaaagctgcagcaaaaaCTGACAGATCTTGAAGGTGAAAAATTGCAACTTAGTGAGCAGCTAGAAAGAACTGAATCCCAGCTGAATGAAGTCAAGAATGAGTTAGAGGCATATGTCTCTCAGGTGCATGAACTGAAGCAGCGTTTGCaagaagaaagcaatgaaaatacaCAAAAAGTAACCTCTGTAACACAACAATATGAATGTCAACTGAAGGATATACAAAGAGAGGCTGAAGAGACAAAGAGAAGTCTAACTGACAAGGAAAACGAAATTGAACATATGAAGAAGTTACAGAACAAGCAAGTCGAAGAGCTTAAACAGCAGCTGTTAGCCGGAGAGGAGAGAATTAGTGCTTTACAAGGAGAATATGAAAGTAAACTAAAACGTCAGGAgaacaaaatggagaaaattaaacagaaatcaaAAGATATGCAGGAAGCTTTCAAAAAGAAACTTGCTGAGCAGGAAGCTAAACTCAAAAAAGAGCTTGAAAACAAGCAGTTGGAGTTTAGTCAGAAAGAGAGCGAATTCAATGCTAAAATGTTGGAAATGGCACATGCCAGCTCAGCTGGAATCAATGATGCCGTGTCAAAACTGGAATCTAATCAGAAAGAGCAACTAGAGAGTCTTGCAGAGGCTCATAGGAGGCAGTTGGAAGAAATTACCCAGAGTTGGGAGAAGAAACTCAATCAGCAGGTTGAAGAACTTCAGGAAAAACATGAAATGGAACTGCAAGAGAAAGAGCAGGAGGTTGGAGACCTGAAACAGAAACTTGCCACCTTCAGTGCTGAGAAGGAGGACTCCAGAACAGAAATAACCCGACTGAAGGAAGAACAGGTGAAAAGGGAGGAGTCCCTGAAAGAACTGCAAGAGCAACTAAAGCAGTCAGTAGCTAAGGTGAATGCTTTGTCTGATACGGAAAGTGACCTGAAAACACAGTTGAAAAAATTGGAAAGTGATCTTAATCAGTCCCTGAAAGAGCAGTCAGAACTTCAGGAACAGGTCAGTAAACAGAAAGCAGTTGAAGAAAACGACAAAGCCAAAATTACTGAGCTGGCTGATATGCTGAAAACACTTGAGGAGAAACTCCAAACTGTGCAGTCTTCTCAGAATAAAGATCAtgaaaattataagaaaaaaatagaggcaaTTCAGCTAAAAGAAATTGAGTTTAAGAAGCGGTCAGAAGAACTTGAAGCCCAGTTAGATGCTTATTGGAAGAATGCTGAAGCTTTAttgcaaacaaaaaacaatgaattaattgaaaaatgtaatgaaaaaattgCCATAGTAACATGCAAAATTGCGGATTGCGAGCGCCGAACTGCAAAAGTTAAAGAAGCAGTAATAATTAAAGTGAGTAAGATTCCTGAACTAGAAGCTCAACTTAGAGAAATAACTGAGCATCATTCTGCTGCAAGTACTTCTTTGCAAAAGTCAATGCAACAGCTGCAAGAGAAGGACGATTTAATTATGTCCATGAGAGCTGACATTGAAGGACTTGTAACAGAAAAGGAACAATTGCAAAAAGAAGGAGGGCATCAGCAGCaagcagcatcagaaaaagaaacttgCATAACACAGCTGAGGAAAGAGTTATCTGAAAATATCAATGCTGTCACCTCGATGAAGGAGGAACTCCAGGAAAAAGAATCTGAGATCTCTGCTCTTAACAAAACAATTGATGACCTTAATGTTAGACTTGAAAGCACAATAAGTTTAACGGAGAAGGAAGCAGCCATGTCTCTGTTAAGCAAGCAACATCAAGAGGATCGGTTGCAGTTGTTAAACCAAGTACAGGAGTTGTCATCCAGAGTTGAGGTGCTGAGTCAAGAAAAAGCATCAGCTCTTGAGCAGGTAGATCATTGCACGGCCAAGCTGTCAGAGTGGAAGACGAAAGCACAAACCAGGTTTACACAAAATCATGATACTATTAAAGATTTGCAGAGCAAACTTGAATTAAGCAATACTGAAGCcaataaaaaagatgaagagcTAAATAAACTGAAAGAGCAGCTGGCTAAACAAAGCAAGAATCTGGATAGTTTAAGAAGTGAAttggaacaaaagcaaaacaggagggaaaagcaagAAAGTGAGTTAAGTGCAAAGTTAAAAAACCAAGCAGCAAGAATTGCCGAACTAGAAGAACACGTTGctcagaaaacttcagaaaatgatTCCTTGATGGAGGAacttaaaaaatataatgaacAAAAAGACACAGAGCAGAAAGAGATAGCTTGGCAACTCCAGCAGGCAGAGAAGGTGGCTTTTGAAAAGGACAATAGATTTAAGGAGGCTGAAGAAAAAGCGCTCAATCTTGAGAGGCAAATAGATTCACTGAAAGCTGAATTtgaagcaaaggagaaagaatttGATCAAATGAAATCAGCAATgcttaaaagcaaagagaaagaactgaaagaattAGAAGAGAGActaaatgcagaaaacagcactAAGCTGGCAGATCTGAAAAAGAAGGCAGAGCAAAAAATCGGTTCTATTAAAAAGCAATTGATGTctcagatggaagaaaaggaacaggaatATAAGCAAGATAGAGAAAATCAGTTAAGAGACTTGGAACAAAAATTACAGGAGAGAGAGGCCAAGATCGAGTccttagaagaaaaaattaagtcAACAAGAGATTCCACAGAATTagagaaagaaatgctgcaaaaagTAGAGAGTGTAAAAGCTGCtgtagaacaagaaaaaaataaaatgcttgagaGTGTCCAACAgacatatgaaaagaaaatacacgTGTTACAGAAGGGcttaacagaaaaagatgaatTGTTGCACAAGTATGAAAAGGAACAACAAGAGAGTAATGACACTCATCTAGAactgcaaaacaaacaggaagaactCCTTAAAAAATTAGAATGTGTTGAGAAGAGCCATCAGGAGGAGCAGAGTAGGACTGAAAGCCTCAGGAAAGAACTTGAGGAGCAAACCAAAAAATACTCGCTGTTAGCGGATGAGCATGCTCGTTGTGGTGATGATTTAGCAAGCAGTAGAGAAGAGTTAAAAGCTAAAGAACGAAAACATCTTGATATGGAGAACGTAATTGGAGATTTCCAGAAAAAATTGCAGGAGAAGGAGGCAGTCAGTCAGTCTTTAGAACAGAAGATAAAAGAGTTGGAAAATAAtctgctgaaggaaaaggaagcGCATAAGACTGAAATGGAAGATAGGAGTTTGAGATACgaagaaaagctaaaaagtttACAGCAACAGTTGGATGAAAAAAATGACAGTCTGAAAGCTTTTgaggaaaatgctgaagaaaaggcTAAATCTGGTTCGGAGCTGCAGAATTTACTAGGTGATATGCAGAACCAGCAGAAGGACTTGCAGGCTAAACTGGAAGAGACTGAAAGGGAGAAACAGAAACTACGCAAAGAAGTGAGTAATCTTCAAAAAGACTTACGTACTCTGCGAAAGGAACATCAGCAGGAGCTTGACATAGTAAAGAAGGAGTCCTTAGAAGAAATGGAGCAGAAAATCAG ATGTGAACAAGAAGACCTTGAGTTGAAGCACAGCTCCGCCTTAAAGCAGTTAATGAGAGAGTTCAATACTCAGCTGGCTCAAAAAGAAAGCGAATtggaagcagcagtaaaagaGGCGATCA GTAAAGCCCAGGAGGTCGAAACTGAATTGATCGAAAATCATCACATAGAGACAACACAGTTGcataaaaaaattgctgaaaaagaTGATGATCTAAAAAGGACTgtgaagaaatatgaagaaatcCTTGAG